DNA from Bradyrhizobium diazoefficiens USDA 110:
GTGCCGGAGTGTCGGGGCCTTCCGCGCATCCCAATGGTCTAACGCCCAGGACGGGCCTCGCAATTCGCGATCGTCGTCTAACTCTTGCTTGCGCATGGGCTGTTTCGGAAGCCCATTACAGTTTCTCGATCATGCCTCAGCATGCGGCGGCGCCTCGATGAAACCGGCACGGCTCCCAGTTTCAACTGAGCGCGGGCGTCCCTTCGGCAACGACCGCCTCGATCGGTGAGGGGCGCCGATCCTACGCACTATACGGGGGTGATCGAGCCAGGCGCTCATAGTGCGCCTGAGCAGACGATTGCGATCGACAAATTGGTGCGACGTCTGAGCTACTCCCAAGTGGGTAGCCACTTAGCCCTTGCTAGCAATCCCTTTGCTTATGTCCGCCTGGGCACCCCCAAGGCTATCCTAGAAGAATGAAAATTGCAGTGTTCGGACTTGGTTACGTCGGTATGACGACCGCCGCCTGCCTGGCGAGGAGCGGTCACGAAGTCATCGGCGTCGACGTCAGCGATGAAAAAGTCGCAATCGTCAATGCGGGCAACTCGCCGATCACCGAGCCCGGTCTTGACGAGCTTGTCGCGCGAGCCGTCAGGAAGGGCCTGCTGAGCGCGACGCAGAACGCGCGCGGACATCTCGACAATTGCGCGTTGGCCATCGTTTGTGTGGGTACGCCCAGTGCACCGGACGGATCACACAACATGAGCTTCATAGTCGAGGTTTCCCACCAGATCGCGGAACTGGTGCGCCCAGCTCGATCGACAAAGCTGACCGTCGTATTCCGCTCCACGGTGCGGCCCGGCACGATCGAGGAACTGGTGCTTCCGATCTTCGAGAACGCACTTAAAGGTCGCATGGATCGAGTCGAGCTTGTCTACAATCCCGAATTCCTGCGCGAGTCAGTCGCGATCGAAGACTTCTTCAATCCGCCGAAGATCGTGATCGGGACGAAGGATGGAGAACGATGCGCGGTGCTTGATGAGTTGAACGCAACCATCAATGCGCCAACTTTCTACACGACCTATCGTGCGGCGGAGATAACAAAATTCGTCGACAACACATTCCATGCGGTAAAGGTTGCCTTTGCCAACGAAGTGGGCCGGGTTTGCGAGAAACTGGGCATCAGCGCGACGACCGTCCATCAGATATTCGTCTCTGATACCAAGCTCAACATCTCGCCCTATTATCTGAGACCAGGCGGCGCATTCGGTGGCTCATGCCTACCGAAAGACGTCCGTGCGCTGCAATATATCGCAAGCGATGTCGGGGCGCATACTTACCTCGTGGATTCGCTTCTGAGGTCGAATGATGCGCATAAGAATTTCCTGTTTGAGAGCTGCCTGAAAGCCCTTCCCACAGGCGGACACGTGCTCATGCTGGGGCTCTCTTTCAAGGAAGACAGCGACGATCTTCGCGAAAGCCCCAACATCGATTTAGCTCGTAAATTCCTTCAGTCGCATATCGACCTATCGATCTACGACCCCCAAGTCGAGCCCTCCAAATTGCTGGGACAGAATCTTGGCTATGCGTTCTCTAGTCTGCCCGCATTGCGCAAGCTTCTAGTCTCAAGATCGATCGCCGAGTCGGGGTCATTCGACCTCGTCGTCGACACCAGAGGTTGGGCGAAAACAATGGCGTTACGTACTCGGCGGGTCATCAATGTCAACACGCTTTCGTAACGACCGCAGCGCAAGCCATCCTGCTCAAGCGGGTCCAGCAAAGCCACCCGGGTCGGCTAGCATCGAGAGCGAATTCCGCGAACTCATCGGCCTGGATGCCAACTCGTCGCGTTTCACAGACAGCGTGACGGGGGTCCCACCTCTCACCAGTGGTGCAGTTCGCCGCCGCGTGCTCATCATCGTCGAAAATCTGCCGGTGCCCTTCGATCGTCGGGTGTGGTCGGAAGCCACCACATTGGCCCGGCACGGCTATGATGTCTCAATAATTTGTCCCAAGGGGCCGCAGGCGACCGCCTCATTTGAAGTGATCGAGGGAATTGCCGTCTATCGCCATTGGCTGCCCAGAGAGGGACGCGGCGCGGTCGGCTATCTCGCCGAGTACAGCGCGGCCTTATTCTGGGAGTTTGGCCTGAGCTTGAAGATACTGGCGACGCGCGGCTTTGACGTGATCCACGCCTGCAACCCGCCCGATCTTATTTTCCTCGTTGGTGGGGTTCACAAATTTCTATTTGGGAAGTCCTTCATTTTCGATCACCACGATATCAACCCCGAGCTCTACGAAGCAAAATTCGAACGGCGCGGCATCCTCTGGCGCGCCATGGTCCTATTTGAGCGCCTTACATTTGCACTGGCCGACGTATCGATAGCGACAAACCAATCATATCGCACCATTGCCGTTGAACGCGGGCGAATGAATCCAGACCGGGTGTTTGTCGTGCGCTCCGGTCCAAACCTTTCGCGCGTTCAATCACTTCCATCAGACCCGACCTGGAAGAGGGGCAGGACTTTTCTGGTCGCATACGTGGGTGTCATCGGAAAGCAAGAAGGTCTTGATCTGCTGCTGGAGTCAATCAAACACATTCGCGGATCTCGAAATCGAGATGATATCCAGTTCGTCATTGTCGGGAGTGGACCGGAATTGGACAACGTCAAGAAACTTGCAACGGCCCTGGAGCTGGATGAGTCGATCACGTTCACCGGTCGCGTTGATGACGTCACGCTGTTCACCGTGCTCTCGACAGCAGACGTTTGCGTAAATCCTGACCGCCCCAATGCGATGAACGACAAATCAACGATGAACAAGATCATGGAGTACATGGCGTTGGGCAAGCCCATTGTCCAGTTTGACCTGACCGAAGGGCGCGTTTCGGCGGGTGAGGCATCTTTGTACGCCCGCAATACCGATACTGCAGAATTCGGCGACATGATACTCGAGCTCTTGGATGATCCGGTGCGGCGGGCGCGCATGGGTGCATTTGGCAAGAAGCGAATCGATGGCGAGCTCGCCTGGGATCACGAGGCGAACAAGCTCTTGAGCGTCTACGATACGGTGTTCGATCTGAGAGGCTCGCACGAAGCGGCGCGCCGCCATACTTGAAAAGGGCAACACGCGGCCAGCGCTAACGCCGAATTTCTCACGATCTGATCTTACTCGCAGCAGCTCTAGAACGAGCATATGACGGAAACCGGCTAATCTTATCCAGGTTAGGGCATCGGAATGTGCGGGATATTTGGGTGGGTTCTAGCCGCCGCGAAGCATCAGAATCGCGACACCCTCATCGGCCTCACCGATTTGATGTCTCATCGCGGGCCCGACGCTTCGGGCTACTGGCTTCACCAGACTTCCGACGAGCGATATCAAATCGGCTTTGGCCACCGCCGGCTTTCCATCATCGACATCGGTGGCGGCGCCCAACCGATGGCGACGGAGGATGGCCGCTTCAACTTAGTTTTCAATGGCGAGATCTATAATTACCTTGAGCTGCGGAAGGAGCTCGTTGCTCTTGGCCATCACTTTCGTACGGACTCGGATACCGAGGTGCTGATCGAGGCATATCGGGCCTGGCAGCTCGACGCGGTGCGCAGATTGCGCGGCATGTTCGCCTTTGCACTGTGGGACGACGCTGAGCAGCGGTTAGTACTTGCCCGCGATGCCTTCGGCAAGAAGCCACTGTTTCTCGCCGAGGCGCAAGGGGCTGTTCTCTTCGGCTCAGAGATTGAGCCGCTCGTTCAGTTCCCGGGCTTCAGCCGCGCCTTAGATTCCGATGCGATCGGCCACTATCTTCTTAATCGCTATGTTCCGGGGCCATCGACGTTTTTTCAGTCGGTGAAGAAGCTGCAGCCTGGTCATTGTGCGGTATGGCAAAATGGCATGTTGAAGTCGACACGCTATTATACGCCGCCGTTCGCGACGACGGTGCCGGACGTCAAGGATTTCAACAGCGCAATTCGATTATTCGAAGGTGCGTTCGACGAGGCCGTCCGAATTCGCATGCGCAGCGACGCGCCGTACGGCGCTTATCTTTCGGGCGGCATCGACTCGTCGGCGGTCGTGGCGACCATGGTCAAACACAGTACGGAGCCGGTGCGGACGTTCTCGGTAGGCTTTCGGGAGACCGGATATTCGGAACTCGATCACGCGCGGGTCATTGCAGGTCAGTTCGGCACTATTCACAATGATCTCATTGTCGAGCCTAGCGCGTTCATGGACCATTGGTCGACCGCCGCCCTGCGTCGCGGCGCTCCGGTGAGCGAGGCGTCTGACATCCCGATTTTCATGCTTTCGGAAATGGCTTCGCGTAGCGTGAAGATGGTACTTACGGGAGAAGGCGCCGATGAGCTGATGGGCGGATATCCGAAGTATCGGGCCGAGCGATGGATCGGCCTCTATCAATGGCTCATCCCGCACCTGTTGCACGAGCGGCTGATCCATCCGCTAGTCCGCTCGCTGCCGTATGGCATGAGGCGTGCAAAAATTGTTGCGCTGGCAGCAGGCGAGCGCGATCTCGCAAACCGTATGAGAGTATGGTTCGGCGGCCTTTCGGTCGGCGAAAGTGAAGCAATGCTGGGGCGACTGCTTTCAGCAACCCCGCCCGACCTGTTTCCGTATTCGTCGCAGATTGGATCCAGCCTGCGACGTACGTTGTTCTTCGATCAGACGTCTTGGCTTCCGGATAACCTTTTGGAACGCGGCGATCGAATGATGATGGCGGGATCAATCGAGGGCCGGATGCCGTTTATGGATACGGTGCTGGCGGGCGTCGTGGCTAGATTCCCGGACGACTTTCTGACCGGAGGCAAGGGAGGAAAGAGAGTCTTGCGGGCGGCGATGGACAAGATTCTGCCGTCGGAAATCATACGGCGGAAGAAGATCGGCTTCCGGGTGCCAATCGGGGAATGGTTCCGGGGTCCCTATCGTGAGTTCTTGCGGGACATGCTGGTGAGCGAAACGTCCGCCGTGGCACAAATGGTACGCGGCGACAGGCTCCGTCAGCTTGTGACGGAGCACCTTGACGCTCGACAGAACCACGAAAGACTTCTTTGGTCGTTCGTGAATCTCGAGATCTTCGTGCGTGCGTTCAGGGTGGCATCATGAGAATGGTCTACCTGGCGCTTCAAAGGCAGCGACGAAACGTGGGGCGACCGCCACTACGACGGGGGCCAACCTCACAGGCCCGCCGTTTCGAGCCGATCGCCATTAGGCCAGCACGATCGCGGCCTTTCGCTATGGTGGAATCCAGCGACGACATGCAGGTGAGACGACTCTTTTGAGATCCGTTTTGGGACGAGTAGCCTGGTACCGAGACCGTCTGACGGCAATGAGCACGTCGGAGATCGTCCACCGGGTAGTCGAAACCGCCGCCAAGCAAATTGGGCGCCGGCACAGTGGCGGCTGGGATAGGATCGAACCATTTGGTCCACTAGCGGCGATACCTGGCGTTGGCGCCCGGATTCTCACGTTGCCTTCGGATTTGTTGGCTCTCATAGCCAGCGAGGCCGACAGGGTCCGCGCCGGAAACTTTGACCTTCTCGGTGCTCGCTGGCCGACGCCTTCGGCGATCCCACCGAATCCAAGCTTCTGGCGTATCGATCCCGAGGACGGCGAACCCTTTCCGCAATGGGACGCCTATACCTTCGATATCTCGTTTCGGCATGGAATAAATACGCGAGAGATGAAGCGCGTCTGGGAACTCAACCGACTGCAATTTTTGGTACCTCTCGCCGCGGAGGCAGTGCTGGAGAACAGCAACGCGTCTATGCTTTTGACCGGCATGATCGGATCATGGATGGCGGGCAACCCACCCTTTCGTGGGCCAACCTGGACCTCCGGCATCGAACTCGCACTCCGTGTCATTTCAGTCGCAATGGCGCTCTCCATCGTCGGGATTGATAGCCTCGACAGTGTCGCACGCCGGGCTGCGCTTCGCTTCTTCTTTGCGCATGTCGATTGGATTCGACGATTTCCATCGCTCAACTCGTCCGCCAACAATCATCGGATCGCCGAGCTTGCGGGCCTGATTGTGGGCTCTATCATGGCGCCAGGATTTCCCGGTGCAGTCGCTTTGCGCGAGAATAGCTGGCGCGCGTTGCTTGCCGAGATTGATCAGCAACTTTATCCGGATGGTGTGGGTGCGGAGCAAGCTGCCGGTTACTCTGCATTTTCGATTGAGCTGCTCCTCGTTGCGGCAACAGCACTCGGACGCGAACACAGCTTGCCGGCAACAACCGTGGAGCGGCTTTCGGCATGGGCTGAGCACTCCCTTTGGTTGATGGACACTGGCGCTAAAGTGCCTGCGATCGGCGATTTCGATGATTGCCGGGCAATTGCGACAACACAGGCGCCTGAACCGAGATATGTTGCGTCCATTGTAGCCGCCGTCTCGCATTGCGTTGGCCGCCAGCATCTTGCACCGCCGGCCAAGGATCCGAGCATCCGTGATGCCATTCTAGGGTCCGCAAAGGCATCGCCAAGACAACTCGTTGGAGTACGCTCATTTCCGAACGGGGGCTATTCGGTCATCCGAAGCAAGCAGAAAGATCCCGTCGTACTCACGTTCGATCACGGACCGATCGGCTATCTGTCGATCGCTGCGCATGGTCATGCGGACGCGCTTTCCATTTGGCTCTCCGTTGGCGACCAGCCTGTTATCGTAGATGCAGGAACGTACCTTTATCACTCGAGCAGGGACCTGCGGGACCTGTTCCGGGATACCGCGGTCCACAACACACTGCGGCTCGATGGTATTGGATCAAGTCGCCCATCTGGACCGTTCAACTGGGGGAGCAAGGCGAATACGCGCCTCATATCGTCCGAAGACACGCCAGTTGCGCGGATCGTGGCAGAGCACGACGGATACCTTGCGCAATGTGGCGTGAAGCACCAGCGGACGGTGGAATTTGATGGCTCATCGCGGTTCACGATCATCGACGAACTTCTCGAGGGCCCCACAGATCGACGTGCCACTGTATCGTTCCTGCTGGATCCCGCATGCCGGTCGACAGTCGATCCTGATCGTTGTGGGGTATCGATCACATGCAAAGATCTTCAAATCATTCGCATCGTAAGCGCAGGTCCATTGAGGCCCAGGGTGGTTCGCGGCGACGAAGCAACAGAGCTCGGATGGTTCTCTCCGTCCTTCGGGATCCGCTTGCCTACCGATCAGATACTCTTCGAAGGCCACCTCGATGGACCTTCAACCATTACAATCGGCCTGCTCAAGAGCGTGACGATGCCCCGCCGACGCGAAACGAGCGCTTAGAGGAGTTGGTGCATTCCCATGGCACGAGGCAGATCAAAAGGACAGCAAGAGCATCTCCCTCCCCTGACGATGGTCGGCTGCCATACTCCATGCAGTAGATGCTCCCGGCGCCATCTGCCGCCGAGAGCCGTAGATCATGACAGAACCCGAGAGATGCGCCCCTAGGGGAGGACCTGCGGATGTTTGTTAACGCGCTCTTCGTGTTGCTTATGTTCAGGTGCGGCAGCGACATTCTTAGTCCTGGAGACAAGGGAGCGGCGGTGGTC
Protein-coding regions in this window:
- a CDS encoding heparinase II/III family protein; translation: MSTSEIVHRVVETAAKQIGRRHSGGWDRIEPFGPLAAIPGVGARILTLPSDLLALIASEADRVRAGNFDLLGARWPTPSAIPPNPSFWRIDPEDGEPFPQWDAYTFDISFRHGINTREMKRVWELNRLQFLVPLAAEAVLENSNASMLLTGMIGSWMAGNPPFRGPTWTSGIELALRVISVAMALSIVGIDSLDSVARRAALRFFFAHVDWIRRFPSLNSSANNHRIAELAGLIVGSIMAPGFPGAVALRENSWRALLAEIDQQLYPDGVGAEQAAGYSAFSIELLLVAATALGREHSLPATTVERLSAWAEHSLWLMDTGAKVPAIGDFDDCRAIATTQAPEPRYVASIVAAVSHCVGRQHLAPPAKDPSIRDAILGSAKASPRQLVGVRSFPNGGYSVIRSKQKDPVVLTFDHGPIGYLSIAAHGHADALSIWLSVGDQPVIVDAGTYLYHSSRDLRDLFRDTAVHNTLRLDGIGSSRPSGPFNWGSKANTRLISSEDTPVARIVAEHDGYLAQCGVKHQRTVEFDGSSRFTIIDELLEGPTDRRATVSFLLDPACRSTVDPDRCGVSITCKDLQIIRIVSAGPLRPRVVRGDEATELGWFSPSFGIRLPTDQILFEGHLDGPSTITIGLLKSVTMPRRRETSA
- a CDS encoding glycosyltransferase family 4 protein, with translation MSTRFRNDRSASHPAQAGPAKPPGSASIESEFRELIGLDANSSRFTDSVTGVPPLTSGAVRRRVLIIVENLPVPFDRRVWSEATTLARHGYDVSIICPKGPQATASFEVIEGIAVYRHWLPREGRGAVGYLAEYSAALFWEFGLSLKILATRGFDVIHACNPPDLIFLVGGVHKFLFGKSFIFDHHDINPELYEAKFERRGILWRAMVLFERLTFALADVSIATNQSYRTIAVERGRMNPDRVFVVRSGPNLSRVQSLPSDPTWKRGRTFLVAYVGVIGKQEGLDLLLESIKHIRGSRNRDDIQFVIVGSGPELDNVKKLATALELDESITFTGRVDDVTLFTVLSTADVCVNPDRPNAMNDKSTMNKIMEYMALGKPIVQFDLTEGRVSAGEASLYARNTDTAEFGDMILELLDDPVRRARMGAFGKKRIDGELAWDHEANKLLSVYDTVFDLRGSHEAARRHT
- a CDS encoding nucleotide sugar dehydrogenase, which translates into the protein MKIAVFGLGYVGMTTAACLARSGHEVIGVDVSDEKVAIVNAGNSPITEPGLDELVARAVRKGLLSATQNARGHLDNCALAIVCVGTPSAPDGSHNMSFIVEVSHQIAELVRPARSTKLTVVFRSTVRPGTIEELVLPIFENALKGRMDRVELVYNPEFLRESVAIEDFFNPPKIVIGTKDGERCAVLDELNATINAPTFYTTYRAAEITKFVDNTFHAVKVAFANEVGRVCEKLGISATTVHQIFVSDTKLNISPYYLRPGGAFGGSCLPKDVRALQYIASDVGAHTYLVDSLLRSNDAHKNFLFESCLKALPTGGHVLMLGLSFKEDSDDLRESPNIDLARKFLQSHIDLSIYDPQVEPSKLLGQNLGYAFSSLPALRKLLVSRSIAESGSFDLVVDTRGWAKTMALRTRRVINVNTLS
- the asnB gene encoding asparagine synthase (glutamine-hydrolyzing), giving the protein MCGIFGWVLAAAKHQNRDTLIGLTDLMSHRGPDASGYWLHQTSDERYQIGFGHRRLSIIDIGGGAQPMATEDGRFNLVFNGEIYNYLELRKELVALGHHFRTDSDTEVLIEAYRAWQLDAVRRLRGMFAFALWDDAEQRLVLARDAFGKKPLFLAEAQGAVLFGSEIEPLVQFPGFSRALDSDAIGHYLLNRYVPGPSTFFQSVKKLQPGHCAVWQNGMLKSTRYYTPPFATTVPDVKDFNSAIRLFEGAFDEAVRIRMRSDAPYGAYLSGGIDSSAVVATMVKHSTEPVRTFSVGFRETGYSELDHARVIAGQFGTIHNDLIVEPSAFMDHWSTAALRRGAPVSEASDIPIFMLSEMASRSVKMVLTGEGADELMGGYPKYRAERWIGLYQWLIPHLLHERLIHPLVRSLPYGMRRAKIVALAAGERDLANRMRVWFGGLSVGESEAMLGRLLSATPPDLFPYSSQIGSSLRRTLFFDQTSWLPDNLLERGDRMMMAGSIEGRMPFMDTVLAGVVARFPDDFLTGGKGGKRVLRAAMDKILPSEIIRRKKIGFRVPIGEWFRGPYREFLRDMLVSETSAVAQMVRGDRLRQLVTEHLDARQNHERLLWSFVNLEIFVRAFRVAS